The Thioalkalivibrio sulfidiphilus HL-EbGr7 genome includes the window TCGGCGGGTGCATGCAGGCCGCGCAGCAGGACGATGAACTCATCGCCCCCCAGGCGCGCCACCATCTCCCCGTCGGCCTCCCGGGAGCCGGGTGACGGCACGGGCTGTCCGCGGGCCACGTAGTCCTGGTCGCGCACGCAGGCACTGACCAGCTCCGCGAAGTGCCTGAGCACCCGGTCACCCATGTCATGGCCATGGGTGTCGTTGATGTCCTTAAATCGATCCAGGTCCAGGAACAGCACCGCGAAGCGTTCACCCTGCCGGCGTGCCAGATCCACCGCCCGGCTCAGGTGATCGTTGAACTGCTTGCGGTTGGCCAGGCCGGTGAGTTCGTCGTGGTAGGCCATGTGGTGAATCTGCTGATGACTGTCCTGAAGCCTGTCGACCATCTGCTCAAAGGCCTGCATGAGACCGCCGATCTCGTCCCCGCGACGGTGCAGGGCCGGAAAATCCCAGCTGCCCTCCCCGATCCGCAAGGCCGCGCGCTCAAGCGTGGCCAGTGGCTTGAGCACCAGGACGCGCAGGGCGAGCTGCACCATCAGGAAGGTGCCGGCGGTGGCCACAAACACCACCAGCAGGACCAGCCAGCCAAGGCCCCGGGTGGCCTGGGCGATCTGTTCTCCCGGCACGTGGCCGAGCCAGAGATGGTCCGGGTACAGGGCGCGCACACGGATGTAGTCACGACCCTGCCGGATCACCGGATCCGCGTCGCCGGTGCGCAGGTCGGCAAGACCTTCGGCCGCGATCTTCGGCAGGTCCGCGAGCAGGGCCTCGGCACCCGCGTCCACGCCGCAGGCGGCCAGCAGCACCTCACCGCCGTGATTGACCGCCAGCAGATTGCCCTGGCCTGCCCGCTGGTAGGCGAACATCTGCTCCTGTACTAGGCTCAGGTCCATGAGCAGCAGCAGGTAGCCGTAATGCTGCAAGGGGGTCGCCACCGGATCGGTGCGCACGTCGCGAAGCATCACCGGCCGGCTCACCATCAGCAGGCTCTGCCCCAGCTGCGCATCATGCACCAGTTGCACACCATCAGCCTCGAGCCCCAGCAGCGAGGCGGTCGGCAGACCCTCGCTGGAAGCACGGCCGGCGCGCACCCA containing:
- a CDS encoding GGDEF domain-containing protein, whose translation is MSDRHPDRRRPLRGGLRLQTRVTLWLLPMIVAPLLLLGWLAYVQLHDQLREQHLARMDTLLEQMDLHMQSKIRTAEANARLMMSNPLFQNYMRADDEFERYELLYGPLLRLLDSYQQAHPDLREVRLALSDGTEDVRWVRAGRASSEGLPTASLLGLEADGVQLVHDAQLGQSLLMVSRPVMLRDVRTDPVATPLQHYGYLLLLMDLSLVQEQMFAYQRAGQGNLLAVNHGGEVLLAACGVDAGAEALLADLPKIAAEGLADLRTGDADPVIRQGRDYIRVRALYPDHLWLGHVPGEQIAQATRGLGWLVLLVVFVATAGTFLMVQLALRVLVLKPLATLERAALRIGEGSWDFPALHRRGDEIGGLMQAFEQMVDRLQDSHQQIHHMAYHDELTGLANRKQFNDHLSRAVDLARRQGERFAVLFLDLDRFKDINDTHGHDMGDRVLRHFAELVSACVRDQDYVARGQPVPSPGSREADGEMVARLGGDEFIVLLRGLHAPADVLRVTGRILQGLEQPFVHEGVTLMLRTSIGVAFYPQDGDNAEQLMQRADFAMYRAKQDGTHRVWFYRDALVEEHRDLMDLQ